A genomic window from Cyprinus carpio isolate SPL01 chromosome B9, ASM1834038v1, whole genome shotgun sequence includes:
- the creb1b gene encoding cyclic AMP-responsive element-binding protein 1, with protein MTMESGADAQQGADTAVSETENQQITQAQLATLAQVTMAAGHASATGPTVTLVQLPNGQTVQVHGVIQAAQPSVIQSPQVQTVQISTVAESEDSQESVDSVADSQKRREILSRRPSYRKILNDLSSDAPGVPRIEEEKSEEDTAPAITTVTVPTPIYQTSSGQYIAITQGGAIQLANNGTDGVQGLQTLTMTNAAAAQPGTTILQYAQTSDGQQILVPSNQVVVQAASGDVQAYQIRTAPTSTIAPGVVMASSPALPSQGGAEEATRKREVRLMKNREAARECRRKKKEYVKCLENRVAVLENQNKTLIEELKALKDLYCHKSE; from the exons ATGACCATGGAGTCGGGAGCCGATGCCCAGCAGGGTGCAGACACCGCGGTCTCTGAAACTGAAAACCAACAGATCACACAGGCCCAACTCGCCACTCTTGCACAG GTAACAATGGCTGCCGGACATGCTAGTGCCACAGGACCCACAGTCACCCTGGTGCAGCTGCCCAATGGTCAAACAGTACAGGTGCACGGAGTGATCCAGGCTGCTCAACCTTCAGTCATTCAGTCTCCACAGGTGCAGACTGTCCAG ATTTCCACAGTAGCGGAGAGTGAGGACTCACAGGAGTCGGTGGACAGTGTGGCCGACTCCCAAAAACGAAGAGAGATCCTTTCTAGACGCCCCTCATATAG GAAAATCCTGAATGACCTGTCATCAGACGCTCCAGGAGTTCCGAGAATCGAAGAGGAGAAATCTGAGGAGGACACTGCGCCTGCCATCACTACAGTGACCGTGCCAACTCCAATATATCAGACCAGCAGCGGCCAGTACA TCGCCATTACACAGGGTGGAGCCATTCAGCTTGCAAATAATGGTACAGATGGAGTGCAGGGATTGCAGACTCTAACCATGACCAATGCAGCAGCAGCCCAGCCGGGGACCACCATCCTGCAGTACGCCCAGACCAGTGACGGTCAACAGATACTGGTGCCCAGCAATCAAGTGGTTGTACAAG CTGCTTCTGGAGATGTTCAGGCCTATCAAATTCGTACTGCCCCAACTAGCACTATTGCTCCAGGTGTGGTCATGGCATCCTCTCCGGCCCTGCCAAGCCAAGGAGGTGCTGAAGAGGCCACGCGCAAGAGGGAGGTCCGCCTCATGAAGAACAG AGAGGCTGCTCGTGAGTGCCGTCGAAAGAAAAAGGAATATGTCAAGTGTTTGGAGAACCGTGTGGCCGTTTTGGAGAACCAGAACAAAACTCTCATCGAGGAACTCAAAGCACTCAAAGACCTGTACTGTCACAA